From Polypterus senegalus isolate Bchr_013 chromosome 15, ASM1683550v1, whole genome shotgun sequence, the proteins below share one genomic window:
- the LOC120515387 gene encoding uncharacterized protein LOC120515387, whose product MSQDIREVVLSILPSLSNESLTSLLERLEELGVESREDLAFVQEKDLEKHIRPIQCRKLLNSIKNEGLVTVQSELDAAASSSLSSSPMSTPLILSSNSSSSSNSSVSSSPHPGRPWYAEFKVNWNRMPAAIQKAVANQTRPSPGDRKDMVKAVVDQMLEHDLNPTRAMCHSVVRGIVREHPKSFADVGKKGDMVGEGCHSLLQQIKTRVEYKNRTNTLARRRRERRSHTNAAGEARGPVDQYGCVRWCPVELPAGETEASLDDMKMQLLKIFSELGMSGAEKAEPLMEKTYIHQRRYLNGVPAPHIAQVQKEWPFLFSQRCLYSHFRLLTDISILSKLQEALDNKGSTIIKFCQELSHHSGIQDVLSKFEPEVSVKAACVLLLLMAYFKEPKDAILLQADTCATGADVQRTMMLPSTPRLIIQDDMMKPKAWMLSIEGQVVMGPHHDFVNGIATIFASYYNFNLQYPEDASSTLEFIQRFFLGINPESGSKSKKKHGHINQQVCTLLRKLIDFEWMSM is encoded by the exons ATGAGTCAAGACATAAGGGAAGTGGTGCTATCTATTTTGCCAAGCCTCTCAAATGAATCCTTAACATCTCTTCTTGAACGGTTAGAAGAGCTTGGTGTGGAAAGCAGAGAAGACCTTGCTTTTGTACAAGAGAAGGATCTGGAGAAACACATTAGGCCAATCCAGTGTCGCAAACTGTTAAACAGCattaaaaatgaag GACTTGTAACAGTTCAAAGTGAACTGGATGCTGCTGCCTCTTCATCCCTCTCATCAAGCCCCATGAGCACTCCACTCATCCTATCTTCTAACTCCTCAAGCAGTTCAAACTCCTCTGTTTCTTCGTCCCCACATCCTGGCAGGCCATGGTATGCAGAGTTCAAAGTCAATTGGAATAGGATGCCAGCAGCAATTCAAAAAGCAGTGGCAAATCAAACAAGACCATCACCAGGAGACAGAAAAGATATGGTGAAAGCAGTGGTAGATCAGATGCTTGAACATGATCTTAACCCAACTAGAGCAATGTGTCACAGCGTAGTCCGAGGAATTGTAAGGGAACACCCAAAAAGTTTTGCGGATGTTGGAAAAAAAGGAGACATGGTTGGAGAGGGCTGCCACTCTCTTCTTcagcaaattaaaacaagagtggaatataaaaacagaacaaatactctTGCAAGGCGACGCAGAGAGAGAAGGTCCCACACTAATGCAGCAGGGGAGGCAAGAGGCCCTGTAGATCAGTATGGATGTGTGAGGTGGTGTCCTGTAGAACTGCCAGCTGGAGAAACGGAGGCATCATTAGATGACATGAAAATGCAGCTACTTAAAATATTCTCCGAGTTAGGGATGAGTGGAGCAGAGAAAGCTGAACCTCTTATGGAGAAGACCTATATCCACCAGCGCCGATACCTTAATGGAGTGCCTGCACCACACATTGCACAAGTTCAGAAGGAATGGCCTTTCCTTTTCTCTCAAAGATGTCTTTACTCCCACTTTAGGCTTCTAACAGACATATCTATCCTCAGCAAGCTGCAAGAGGCACTGGACAATAAAGGCAGTACAATTATAAAGTTCTGCCAGGAACTAAGCCATCATTCAGGAATTCAGGATGTGCTGTCTAAGTTTGAACCAGAGGTTTCAGTTAAGGCTGCATGTGTCCTTCTCCTCCTGATGGCATACTTTAAGGAGCCCAAGGATGCAATCCTACTTCAAGCAGAT ACATGTGCCACAGGTGCTGATGTTCAGAGGACAATGATGCTACCAAGCACACCCCGCTTGATTATACAAG atgacATGATGAAGCCTAAAGCCTGGATGTTGTCAATTGAAGGACAAGTGGTCATGGGACCACATCATGATTTTGTCAATGGTATTGCTACAATCTTTGCAAGTTATTACAACTTTAACTTGCAGTATCCTGAAGATGCCTCATCCACATTGGAGTTTATCCAAAG GTTTTTTTTGGGTATTAACCCAGAGTCgggctcaaaatcaaaaaagaaacacgGACACATCAACCAACAAGTCTGCACACTTTTGAGGAAACTAATTGATTTTGAATGGATGTCAATGTAG